The region GTCCCCGTTATAATGAGTTCATCACCGTGCCCAAGGTGCGCGTGATCGACGACGAAGGCGAAAATCTGGGCGTGATGTTTACGCAGGAAGCCATGGAGCGCGCTTACGAGATCGGGCTGGACCTGGTCGAAGTGTCGCCAACGGCTGATCCGCCGGTTTGCAAATTCCTGGACATCGGCAAGTTCAAGTACGAAGCCCAGAAAAAGGCGAATATCGCCCGCAAGACCCAGAAGACGCAGGAACTCAAAGAGATCAAGATGCGTCCGAACATCGACGATCATGATTATGATACGAAGATGAAGAAGGTCCATGACTTCATCGGCGATGGCGACAAGGTGAAGATCACCCTGCGCTTCCGCGGTCGCGAATTGTCCCACCAGCAGCTGGGCATGCAACTTCTCCAGCGCGTGGCCGAAAATGTCGGCGAGATCGCGAAAGTCGAAGCCTACCCCCGCATGGAAGGCCGGCAGATGCTGATGGTGCTGGCGCCAAAATAATCGTAGCCCTCGAGGGCTACGCAATCGGGCGGGGTCTGGCGACAGGCTCCGCCCGTTTTTCTCGTGCATGGGCCACAGAATGGCGCGAAGCGACCACTAGCGACCGATCGGGCCGGACACAGTGTATCGCTAGGAAACGGCCATCCCCACTACTGTCACCCCAGCGAAGGCTGGGGTCTCATGCCATGGCTAGATAGGCTGGAAATACGTGCCAAGCCTTACCGGTGCATGCCATCGCCTGAGATGCCAGCCTTCGCTGGCATGACGGGAGTTTATGTCAGCGTTCAGGTGAGGGCTGTCCGCAAACCGGACCATCTCCTTATCCGCTCACGCCGCTGGCCTGGCACTGTAGAGCCCTGGAAACATCGCCTTGAACGCGGCGAGCTTGGGTGCATCCCAACGCTGGATATAAGGGTGACGCGGGTTGCGCTTCATGAAATCCTGATGATAGCTGTCGGCCAGCTGAAAGCCGCCCGACCGTTCGACACGCGTCACGATCGGATCGCGCCACAGGCCCGCTTTGCCAAGTTGCGCCAGATAAGCCCTCGCCGCCTTGTCCTGCCCTTTGTTCAACGGAAAAAGCGCACTGCGATAATGGGTGCCACGGTCCGGCCCCTGATAATTGAGCGTCGTCGGATCGGCGACCACGGAAAAGAAGATGCGCAGCAGCGTCGCATAGCTGACCTGTTTAGGATCGTAGGTCACGCGCACCGCTTCGGCAAAGCCGGTATCGCCGCGGCTGACCCGCTCATAATCGACTTTGCGCCCAGCAGGTCCACCGTCAAAGCCGGACACAACCTGCCGCACGCCCTTCACATGGGAAAAAACCCCTTCGACGCCCCAGAAGCAGCCACCCGCGAAAATAGCGGTTTCGCTTTTACCGCCAGCGGGCACGTCAATTGCGGGGACAGGAGCATGCACCGGACGC is a window of Sphingobium sp. MI1205 DNA encoding:
- the infC gene encoding translation initiation factor IF-3 produces the protein MMRRPMAPPPKSGPRYNEFITVPKVRVIDDEGENLGVMFTQEAMERAYEIGLDLVEVSPTADPPVCKFLDIGKFKYEAQKKANIARKTQKTQELKEIKMRPNIDDHDYDTKMKKVHDFIGDGDKVKITLRFRGRELSHQQLGMQLLQRVAENVGEIAKVEAYPRMEGRQMLMVLAPK
- the msrA gene encoding peptide-methionine (S)-S-oxide reductase MsrA, whose translation is MRRSDGIAMAILAALAVAVPVRAERPVHAPVPAIDVPAGGKSETAIFAGGCFWGVEGVFSHVKGVRQVVSGFDGGPAGRKVDYERVSRGDTGFAEAVRVTYDPKQVSYATLLRIFFSVVADPTTLNYQGPDRGTHYRSALFPLNKGQDKAARAYLAQLGKAGLWRDPIVTRVERSGGFQLADSYHQDFMKRNPRHPYIQRWDAPKLAAFKAMFPGLYSARPAA